One window of Tepidanaerobacter acetatoxydans Re1 genomic DNA carries:
- a CDS encoding PTS lactose/cellobiose transporter subunit IIA encodes MDLERDILNLITYSGEATSLSIEAIEYARNGEFAKAEDCFKEADEKLIMAHKVQTSLMHREAAGESFSMSILLVHAQDHLMNSITTNTLAKEFVKVFSELESLKKKGEA; translated from the coding sequence ATGGATTTAGAAAGAGATATACTTAATTTGATAACATACAGCGGTGAAGCAACAAGCCTTTCCATCGAAGCGATAGAATATGCAAGAAACGGAGAATTTGCCAAAGCCGAAGATTGTTTTAAAGAAGCTGACGAAAAACTTATAATGGCGCATAAAGTTCAGACCTCTTTAATGCACAGAGAAGCAGCCGGTGAGAGCTTTTCTATGTCGATACTTTTAGTGCATGCACAGGACCATTTGATGAATTCCATTACAACGAATACCTTGGCTAAAGAATTTGTCAAGGTATTCAGCGAACTTGAGAGTTTAAAGAAGAAAGGTGAAGCCTAA